Sequence from the Anaerolineae bacterium genome:
ACCTGGGCTCGGTTCGGATGTAGGCGCACTCCGACGCGTACTGCGCCCAGTCCCGCCTGAGGTAACGCCTGGGCATTGAGGAAGGACTCCAGCTGCCGCTCCCCGAAGTGGAAGGCCATGGTTGTGCCAGGCGGGGCGGCGATCACCCGGTTCACGTTGGCGGCCAAGCTCTCGTAGCTGACTAGGGGGCGCGGCTGGCTTTCGCTGCAGCTAGGGGAAGAGGGGTCGGACGAGGCTCTGAAGAGCACGCAGGGGGCGGCCAGTAGCGCCAGGAGAAACAGCGACAAGATCAGGCGACGCGGATGGCTGAGGTGCAGAGCCACGTTCAATGCTCACTCGAAGCCAGGATCGAGGCTATCCTTTTCGTGGCCGGAGAGCCAGTGGAACTGAGAACCCTGGCCGAGACTCTGGACGCCGGACGGACCGACATAGAGTCGGCGCTGGACAGGCTGCGGCAGTCGCTCTCCGGCCGTGGGTTGGCGCTGCTGCGGGATGGCGAAGCAGTACAACTGACCACTTCTCCGGCAGCGTCTGACGACGTCCGGCGTTACCTCCGATCGGAAGAAGCAAGCACCCTGTCGGCGGCGGCACTGGAGACGCTGGCCATCATCGCCTATCGTCAACCGGTAACCCGGGCTGGCATCGAGGCAATACGCGGGGTAGGCAGCGAGAGCCCGCTGCGTACCCTTCTGCGGCTGGGCCTTGTCACAGAGATCGAGCGTCTGGATCAGCCCGGACGTCCCATCACCTATGGCACTACCTCGGGTTTCCTCCGCTTGCTGGGCCTGTCCTCGCTGGAGGAGCTGCCGCCCCTGCCTGACTGACGGGCGGTTAGGCCACCACGCGGGCGCCGTTCAAGCTGCTCCAAGTACGCAGCCCGCCGAACTCGAAGTTGAACTCGATGATTTGCACCCCTGCCTGTTCCAGGGCGGTGCGGACGTCGCGTTCTCGGTCCGGATTGCTCAGGAACAGGACGCAGCCACCTCCGCCCGCGCCCAGGGCCTTGCCTCCCACTGCTCCGGCATCGAGGGCGGCATCGAACAGCGAGTCTATCTGAGCCGTGCTGATGGAGGGGTCGAGAAGCTTCTGGTTCTCCCAGTTCTCCTGCAGCAGGCGGCCGAAGTGGCCGATCTGGCCCTTGAGTAGGGCGCTCTTCATCTCCACCGCTACGTCGCGGATGCGTAGCAGGGCGTTCACCGTCTGGCTGCGGCCGGCGCGATAGGCTTCCTGCACCGTGGTGATCAGGTTGCCAGAGAGCCGCGACTTGCCCGTATAGCAGAGCACCAAGTGCTTCTCCAGCTCCGTCACGACGCTGGGGTCCAGGTGGAGAGGGCTAACGTTGACCGCCGTCTCCTCGAACTCCATGAAGTTGAAACCCCCAATGGCGGCCGCATACTGGTCCTGCTTGCCTCCTGCGATGTGGAGCTCCTCGGTCTCCAGGAGGTTGGCCAGCCGTGCCACCTCATAGCAGGAGAGGCGGTTGTCCTGGAGGAGGTTGAGCAGTCCTATGAGGGCGACGCCGATAGAGGCCGAGGAGCCGGTCCCCGAGCCGGGCGGTGCGTCGCAGCGCACGAACAGGTTCATGCCCCGCTGGATGCCGAGGCGGGAGATGGCTGCCTTGATCAGGTCAAGGTTGCCGTCGTATTCCAGCTCCCGGAAGTTGCGGACGCTCAGGAACTGGTGGAAATCGGCCGAGGTAATCTCGATCTTCTCGTCGGGGCGAGGCGTGAGGGTGGCGTAGGTGTACCGATTGATAGTAGCGTTCACCACCGCTCCCCCGCGCTCGGCGGCGAAGAAGGGCACGTCGGTCCACCCGCCCGCCAGATCTACGCGGATGGGCGCCCGGCTACGATAGAGTGGCTCCTGCATGCTGCTTTCCCCCTCCGAAAGATTAGGTGAAATGAGGCATAGCTGCGGTGGCCGACCTCGCCAGCGGCTGCGCGCGGAACCGCCTCACTTGTCTTCCAGGGCGGCTACCCCGGGGAGTTCTTTCCCCTCCAAGAACTCAAGGGAGGCGCCGCCTCCGGTCGAGATGTGGGTGATGCGGTCGGCCACGCCAGCCTGCTCCACAGCGGAGACGGAGTCGCCTCCGCCGATGATGGTGGTGGCATCCAGGTCGGCCACGACTCGGGCGATGGCGATGGTTCCCTCGGCGAAGCGGGGGAACTCGAATACGCCCATGGGGCCATTCCAGAAGACTGTCCGGGCAGGACGAAGCTCGGCCGTGAAGCGCTCGACGGTGCGTGGGCCGATGTCCAGGATGCGCCATCCCTCCGGCACCGCGTTCGGGAGGACAACCTGGGAATCGGCCTTCGCGTCGAAGGCGGAGGCCACCACCACATCGGTGGGGAGTACCAGTGTGTCGCCCGCTCGCTCCATCAAGGAGCGCGCTGTGTCCAGCACCTCGTCTTCTACCAGGGAGTCGGCCACGAAGAAGCCGCGGGCTTTGAGGAAAGTGTTGGCCATTCCCCCACCGATCAGGAGCCTGTCCACCCGGTGGAGGAGGCTGTTGATGACCCCGATCTTGTCTGAGATCTTGGCGCCACCGAGGATCGCGACGAACGGTCGCTCCGGGTCTGCCAGGGCGCGACCGAGGAATTCGAGCTCCTTCTCCATCAGGAAGCCAGCCACGGCCGGCAGGTGGTGAGCGACGCCCTCGGTGCTGGCGTGAGCGCGGTGCGCGGCGCCGAAAGCGTCGTTGACGTACGCGTCGGCCAAGCGAGCCAGTGAGGCAGCGTACTGGGGGTCGTTCTTCTCCTCGCCCGGGTGAAACCGCGTGTTTTCCAGTAGTAGCAGCTCCCCCGGCTGGAGAGAGGCCACCAGTTCCTCGACCTCGGGGCCCACCGAGTCGGGGGCCATGCGGACCGGCATCCCCATTCGGTCCGACATATAGCGAGCGATGGGTGCGAGCGAGTACCGCGGGTCTGCCTTGCCCTTGGGACGGCCCAGATGAGAAGCGAGGATCACGCGCGCACCGCGGTCGCGCAGGTAGGCAATGGTGGGGAGGGCGGCGCGGATGCGAGTGTCATCCGCTACTGCTCCATCGTCCAGGGGCACGTTGAAGTCCACCCGGACGAGCACCTTCTTTCCCGATACATCTATGTCGCGCAGGGTTTTCTTCTGCATGGCATCCTCCAGCAATGAGACGGGTGTGGGAGTTGTCCGGAGGCATTATAGCGGCTCACTACCAACCGATCGAGCCCGCCGCTGAGCCGGAGTGCCAGGGACAGTGCACCTCGCCCTGCTCGCTTCCAGACCCCCGTCACACCACTGGCTGCGGCAGTTGACACCGCGCATCAATGGTCTTAGTATCGCCGAGTCGTGGCGGCGACGCCAGGCGTCGTCGTCGCGGACCGGACTGCGGAGGCGGTTGCCTGTGAGACGCGTATTCGTTGGCCTGGTGGCCCTGGTGGTCCTGTTCGCCCTCTTCGTCGGTGGTGTGGCCCTTCTGGACTACACCGAGTCCACTGAGTTCTGCACTCTCTGCCACAGGACGATGGAACCCGAGGCCGTAACCCATCAGGTTACGGCTCACGCCGAGGTCGACTGCGGCACCTGTCATATCGGGGAAGGGGTTCTGTGGAGCATTTACTATCATGTGGCTAACGCCCGATATGCGGTGACGTATCCCTTTGGGCTCTACGAGCGGCCTCTAGAGACACCTCGCAGCACCCTGCGGCCGGCGGAGGCCGTGTGCGGCCAGTGCCACTGGGAGGAGGCGAACTACGGACCCAGGCTGGTTACGCTGAATAAGTACTCTGCCGACGAAGCCAACACTCTGGCTCAGGTCCAGTTGCTGGTCAAGACGGGCAGCGGTCAGGCCGACATGCCTGGCGTCGGCGCGGGAGCTCACTGGCACGTTGCCAACCCGGTGTCCTACGTGGCCGCCGATGAGGAGGCGCAGGAGATACCTTGGGTGCGGGCCGTCGTAGATGGGGAGGTCAGGGAGTACTGGGCCAGTGGTGCCGGCCCTACGCCCGAGGCCGTTGCGGCCAGCGACATAGATGAACTGGACTGCATGGACTGCCACAGCCGGGCTCAGCACAGGATCCCTCCCACCGAGGAGGCGGTTGACCGGGCCATGGCGGAGGGCCTGCTACCGACCGACTTGCCCTACATCAAGAGCGTGGCCGTGGACGTGCTGGAACAGCGCTACGAGACCCGTGAAGCCGGGTACGCTGCCATGGACGCGGTCTCCGATCGGTATCAGAGCCAGTACCCAGACGTGTTCAGCAGCCGGCAAGAGGACGTCGAGCGCGCAGTCGAGGGTCTGCGGTTGCTCTTCAGCCGCACTCATTTCCCCTACATGAATCAGTACTGGGATACCTATCCCGACAACGTGGGGCACACGTACTTCCCTGGCTGCTTCCGCTGCCACGACGGCGATCATATCGGTGAGGACGGCCAGGCGATCCGAGCCGAATGCAATCTGTGCCACAGCATCCCCCAGGTGGCGTCAGGGGGCGCTCTGCTTCCTGCCGTCAGCCTGGCGTTCGGTGATAGGCCAGAGTCTCACCTGAGCACCCTCTGGATTGCCGAGCATCGCTATCGCTTTGACACTAGCTGTGCCGAGTGCCATTCGGTCGGG
This genomic interval carries:
- the scpB gene encoding SMC-Scp complex subunit ScpB, which encodes MAEVQSHVQCSLEARIEAILFVAGEPVELRTLAETLDAGRTDIESALDRLRQSLSGRGLALLRDGEAVQLTTSPAASDDVRRYLRSEEASTLSAAALETLAIIAYRQPVTRAGIEAIRGVGSESPLRTLLRLGLVTEIERLDQPGRPITYGTTSGFLRLLGLSSLEELPPLPD
- a CDS encoding GHMP kinase; amino-acid sequence: MQEPLYRSRAPIRVDLAGGWTDVPFFAAERGGAVVNATINRYTYATLTPRPDEKIEITSADFHQFLSVRNFRELEYDGNLDLIKAAISRLGIQRGMNLFVRCDAPPGSGTGSSASIGVALIGLLNLLQDNRLSCYEVARLANLLETEELHIAGGKQDQYAAAIGGFNFMEFEETAVNVSPLHLDPSVVTELEKHLVLCYTGKSRLSGNLITTVQEAYRAGRSQTVNALLRIRDVAVEMKSALLKGQIGHFGRLLQENWENQKLLDPSISTAQIDSLFDAALDAGAVGGKALGAGGGGCVLFLSNPDRERDVRTALEQAGVQIIEFNFEFGGLRTWSSLNGARVVA
- a CDS encoding phosphoglycerate kinase, whose protein sequence is MQKKTLRDIDVSGKKVLVRVDFNVPLDDGAVADDTRIRAALPTIAYLRDRGARVILASHLGRPKGKADPRYSLAPIARYMSDRMGMPVRMAPDSVGPEVEELVASLQPGELLLLENTRFHPGEEKNDPQYAASLARLADAYVNDAFGAAHRAHASTEGVAHHLPAVAGFLMEKELEFLGRALADPERPFVAILGGAKISDKIGVINSLLHRVDRLLIGGGMANTFLKARGFFVADSLVEDEVLDTARSLMERAGDTLVLPTDVVVASAFDAKADSQVVLPNAVPEGWRILDIGPRTVERFTAELRPARTVFWNGPMGVFEFPRFAEGTIAIARVVADLDATTIIGGGDSVSAVEQAGVADRITHISTGGGASLEFLEGKELPGVAALEDK